A single region of the Flammeovirga agarivorans genome encodes:
- a CDS encoding YhdH/YhfP family quinone oxidoreductase, which produces MTTFKAFVTEKVGEKEFKSSIQNKELSDLPEGEVLVKVAYSSLNYKDALSALGKPGVTKNYPHTPGIDASGVVVSSKSDNFKEGDEVIVTSYDLGMNTWGGFSEYIQVPSNWVVPMPKGVTLKSSMELGTAGLTAAMSVYKLIPHVSPEDGNILVTGSTGGVGSIAVTILNKLGYSVVAVTGKAEKADYLKKIGASHVITREEFLEGNQRPLLKPLYAGVIDTVGGEYLATGIKATNPLGVVTCCGNAASFDLPINVFPFILRGVSLIGIDSQNFPYAERVKVWNNIGASWMPETLDEITEEVNLEGLEDKVNAIFKGQISGRVVVKL; this is translated from the coding sequence ATGACAACTTTCAAAGCTTTTGTTACTGAAAAAGTAGGAGAGAAAGAATTCAAATCTTCCATTCAAAATAAAGAATTATCGGATTTACCAGAAGGAGAGGTTTTAGTTAAAGTAGCGTATTCATCTTTAAATTATAAGGATGCTTTATCTGCATTAGGAAAACCTGGAGTTACAAAAAATTATCCTCATACACCTGGTATTGATGCATCTGGTGTAGTTGTTTCTAGTAAATCGGATAATTTCAAAGAAGGAGATGAAGTTATTGTAACAAGTTATGATTTAGGGATGAACACTTGGGGAGGATTTTCCGAATATATCCAAGTGCCGTCAAATTGGGTCGTTCCAATGCCTAAAGGTGTAACATTAAAATCTAGTATGGAATTGGGGACTGCAGGCCTAACAGCAGCAATGTCTGTTTATAAATTAATTCCTCATGTTAGTCCTGAAGATGGAAATATCTTAGTTACAGGTTCTACTGGTGGAGTAGGTTCTATTGCAGTTACTATTCTTAATAAATTAGGGTATTCTGTAGTTGCCGTAACTGGAAAAGCAGAAAAAGCAGATTATCTAAAGAAAATAGGTGCTTCACATGTTATTACAAGAGAAGAATTCCTTGAAGGAAATCAACGTCCTTTATTGAAACCGTTGTATGCAGGTGTTATAGATACTGTTGGAGGTGAATATCTTGCTACTGGTATTAAAGCAACCAATCCTTTGGGAGTAGTAACATGTTGTGGTAATGCAGCATCTTTTGATTTACCTATTAATGTGTTTCCATTTATTTTAAGAGGGGTTTCATTAATTGGTATTGATTCTCAAAACTTCCCTTATGCTGAAAGAGTAAAAGTATGGAATAACATTGGTGCATCATGGATGCCTGAAACTCTTGATGAAATTACAGAAGAAGTAAACCTTGAAGGGTTAGAAGATAAAGTTAATGCCATCTTTAAAGGGCAAATAAGTGGTAGAGTAGTGGTTAAACTATAA